Proteins co-encoded in one Arthrobacter alpinus genomic window:
- a CDS encoding LysE family transporter: MQFSLWLALVGAGAMISLTPGAGAINTMSNALTAGFRRSIWGIMGQQLALIIHVIIVAAGVGIIVSNSPFLFMLIRYVGAAYLVYLGVRKLLAKAEKVDDDAAPDTVESGFSMFRRGLWVNLLNPKAIVFFLAFMPQFIRPSEPLLPQYVILTATVVVIDIIVMWFIFAAGAKQLKHLTASERGQLILNRVFGLLFIAVGILLVLV; the protein is encoded by the coding sequence GTGCAATTCTCTCTTTGGCTGGCCCTTGTGGGCGCCGGCGCCATGATCTCCCTGACCCCGGGCGCGGGCGCCATCAACACCATGTCCAACGCGCTGACCGCAGGATTCCGCCGCTCCATTTGGGGCATCATGGGTCAGCAGTTGGCCCTGATCATCCACGTGATCATCGTGGCGGCGGGTGTGGGGATCATCGTCTCCAATTCACCGTTCTTGTTCATGCTGATTCGCTATGTTGGCGCCGCATATCTGGTGTATTTGGGTGTCCGAAAACTGTTGGCTAAAGCCGAGAAGGTCGACGACGATGCCGCACCTGACACCGTCGAATCCGGCTTCTCGATGTTCCGTCGAGGCCTGTGGGTCAATCTCCTGAACCCGAAGGCGATCGTTTTCTTCCTGGCGTTCATGCCTCAGTTCATCCGGCCCAGCGAACCTCTCCTGCCGCAATACGTCATCCTGACTGCCACAGTGGTGGTCATTGACATCATCGTCATGTGGTTCATCTTTGCCGCCGGCGCCAAGCAGCTCAAGCATCTGACGGCCAGTGAGCGCGGGCAACTGATCCTGAACCGGGTCTTCGGCCTGCTGTTCATTGCTGTGGGCATCTTGCTGGTGCTCGTCTAG
- a CDS encoding WXG100 family type VII secretion target — MNGTMLGADPDQLRTFAKDFSRAAQTLLHASNSLSQQINRPGCWQGGDADRFRSQWNSKHRPTLAAASREFDQVAAALLRNAEEQETASSVSSLTAGSTGPGSPGNPGPGSPDEETNAWDQVLIVKDLMERYLLGGDAMTIFGNSSKIAEALIFFRNGGSFAGLSQGMQWAKAGSFFQGLNTVLEGESVGAWIQKFGNKIDDLPGGISNWGSKINSLADPLGNLAKGAGKVLGPLGLGLGVVSAIDNFADEDYVGGTLDVVATGLGTAALFTPPPVNLAFGAAAGAVAIGGLVYENWDAISEWGGDVASNVQDFGEDVGRNMVEAGGNLIEGAGDFANGVAETAKNLWPF; from the coding sequence GTGAATGGCACAATGCTTGGCGCAGACCCCGACCAGTTGCGGACCTTCGCCAAGGACTTTTCCCGGGCGGCACAAACGTTGCTCCACGCGAGCAACTCACTGTCCCAACAAATCAATCGCCCCGGATGCTGGCAGGGCGGAGACGCTGACCGTTTCCGCAGTCAATGGAACAGCAAGCATCGTCCAACACTTGCTGCTGCCAGCCGTGAGTTCGACCAGGTGGCCGCCGCCCTGCTGCGCAACGCTGAAGAGCAGGAAACCGCCAGTTCCGTGTCCAGCCTGACCGCCGGCTCCACCGGCCCCGGCTCCCCAGGCAATCCGGGCCCAGGTTCCCCGGACGAGGAAACCAACGCGTGGGACCAAGTATTGATCGTCAAGGACCTGATGGAAAGGTATTTGCTGGGCGGAGACGCCATGACGATCTTTGGAAACTCCAGCAAAATTGCGGAGGCCTTGATTTTCTTCCGCAACGGCGGAAGCTTTGCCGGTTTGTCCCAAGGAATGCAATGGGCCAAGGCCGGGAGCTTCTTCCAGGGACTCAACACCGTGCTGGAGGGCGAAAGCGTTGGCGCCTGGATCCAAAAGTTCGGCAATAAGATCGACGACCTGCCTGGCGGCATCTCCAATTGGGGCAGCAAGATCAATTCCCTGGCCGACCCCTTGGGCAATTTAGCCAAAGGCGCCGGCAAAGTACTAGGCCCGCTTGGACTGGGCCTGGGCGTCGTCAGCGCCATCGACAACTTTGCCGATGAAGACTATGTGGGCGGAACCCTCGACGTCGTTGCCACCGGCTTGGGCACCGCTGCCCTGTTTACCCCGCCTCCCGTCAACCTGGCATTTGGCGCCGCGGCCGGCGCTGTCGCAATCGGCGGATTGGTGTACGAGAATTGGGATGCAATCTCCGAGTGGGGTGGCGACGTCGCAAGCAATGTTCAAGACTTTGGTGAAGACGTGGGCCGTAACATGGTTGAGGCAGGCGGCAACCTTATTGAAGGTGCTGGCGACTTTGCCAACGGTGTTGCAGAGACAGCGAAAAATCTCTGGCCGTTCTAG
- a CDS encoding chorismate-binding protein — MIIAVDGRSGAGKTTVAVELAALLRRHRSVSLFHLEDIYPGWDGLAGGVERYIDSVLAPLSLGMPATWTQWDWAAEHDGASRTTELAPVVIVEGVGSSHGGAGALLDATIWVDAPSQNRKERALERDGDTYAPFWDLWADQEELLLEGSRVPELADIVVDGTHGVANAPALVLDALTQLPAMENVLAPELARRRGLEFSATRLEGLPAAAELFHALYGTSEHAVWLDSSIAEVHTATGAARTAVADAISPAAAADAANVAGTDTASSIAADRSRFSIMADNCGHFGQLSRHEAGLTTVSCGQVTTHIRGPFFHWLDSVWGRKAVRAPDHYPGDFTLGWLGYLGYELKAETGGTPTSAHRSAPGSNGTPGVPDAALLFAGRALVLDHRENCLYVLTLTDVHHVESRREAQDFLAEARAAHASALARTARANPSSAPSLTPSNIPAPSDQALRNQALSDQALRIQAPVFTARDGERHYKDMIAAAQAQIHDGNSYEVCLTTALDAQTPNRLDPWSTYRALRTRNPAPFAAFLRLGGLSVASTSPERFLRIDSEGLMRAEPIKGTRRRDTDPATDAALKTDLLTSLKDRAENVMIVDLLRNDLSRFALPNSLSVPRLCAIESYATVHQMVSTIEAQLAPGNSRAQAVAAAFPAGSMTGAPKISTMAILDHLEAGPRGIYAGAIGYFSLNAATDLSVVIRTLVLQDTDDGGTHLSLGIGGAITADSEDAAEWDEIQAKAHGVLATLGSNFPG; from the coding sequence GTGATCATCGCCGTCGACGGCCGGTCCGGCGCCGGGAAAACCACCGTTGCCGTGGAACTCGCCGCCCTGCTGCGCCGCCACCGCAGCGTCTCACTGTTCCACCTCGAGGACATCTACCCGGGCTGGGACGGCCTGGCGGGTGGCGTGGAACGCTACATTGATTCTGTCCTGGCCCCCCTGAGTTTGGGTATGCCCGCCACATGGACGCAGTGGGATTGGGCGGCAGAGCACGACGGCGCCTCCCGCACCACCGAGTTGGCCCCGGTTGTGATCGTCGAGGGCGTGGGCTCCTCACACGGCGGGGCGGGTGCGCTCTTGGACGCCACTATTTGGGTGGATGCGCCCAGCCAAAACAGGAAAGAACGTGCCCTTGAGCGTGATGGCGACACGTATGCGCCGTTCTGGGACCTGTGGGCCGATCAGGAGGAACTCCTGCTGGAAGGCAGCCGCGTACCAGAGCTGGCGGACATTGTTGTTGACGGGACCCACGGGGTGGCCAACGCTCCGGCGCTGGTGCTGGACGCCTTGACCCAGCTTCCTGCCATGGAAAATGTGTTGGCCCCGGAGCTGGCCCGGCGCCGCGGACTGGAATTTTCCGCTACCCGTCTCGAGGGATTACCAGCTGCCGCCGAGCTCTTCCACGCGCTCTATGGCACCTCCGAGCACGCAGTGTGGCTGGACAGCTCCATTGCTGAAGTGCACACCGCAACCGGTGCGGCAAGAACAGCCGTCGCTGACGCAATTAGCCCAGCGGCAGCAGCAGACGCAGCCAACGTAGCCGGAACTGACACCGCATCGAGCATCGCAGCTGACCGCTCACGGTTCTCCATCATGGCCGATAACTGCGGCCACTTTGGCCAGCTTTCTCGCCACGAGGCCGGTTTGACCACAGTGTCTTGCGGCCAAGTCACCACCCATATCCGCGGGCCGTTCTTCCACTGGCTGGATTCGGTCTGGGGGCGCAAAGCAGTCCGCGCCCCGGACCATTACCCCGGCGATTTCACCCTCGGCTGGCTGGGCTATTTGGGGTACGAACTCAAAGCTGAAACCGGCGGAACACCCACGTCGGCACACCGCTCGGCCCCCGGAAGCAACGGCACCCCTGGTGTTCCGGATGCCGCTCTGCTCTTTGCTGGCCGCGCCTTGGTTCTGGACCACCGCGAAAACTGCCTCTACGTGCTGACACTGACGGACGTCCACCACGTGGAATCGCGTCGCGAAGCGCAGGATTTCCTTGCCGAGGCACGAGCCGCACACGCTTCCGCTCTGGCGCGCACCGCCCGAGCCAATCCCAGCAGCGCACCCAGCCTCACGCCGTCGAACATTCCGGCCCCCAGCGATCAAGCCCTGCGTAATCAAGCGCTGAGCGATCAGGCCCTGCGTATTCAGGCCCCGGTTTTCACTGCGCGGGACGGCGAGCGCCACTACAAGGACATGATCGCGGCGGCGCAGGCCCAGATCCACGACGGCAATTCCTACGAGGTCTGCCTGACCACCGCCCTCGACGCCCAGACGCCCAACCGGCTGGATCCGTGGAGCACGTATAGGGCCCTGCGGACGCGCAACCCGGCTCCGTTTGCGGCGTTCCTGCGGCTGGGCGGACTGAGCGTTGCCAGCACGTCCCCTGAGCGTTTCCTGCGCATTGACTCGGAAGGGCTGATGCGTGCCGAGCCGATCAAGGGCACCCGCCGCCGCGACACCGACCCGGCTACTGACGCCGCGCTCAAGACCGATCTGCTCACGTCACTCAAGGATCGGGCGGAAAATGTGATGATCGTGGACCTGCTCCGCAATGACCTCTCGCGCTTCGCCCTGCCGAATTCATTGAGCGTGCCGCGGCTGTGCGCCATAGAAAGTTACGCCACGGTACATCAAATGGTCAGCACCATCGAGGCGCAGCTGGCGCCGGGCAATTCCCGCGCGCAGGCCGTGGCCGCTGCCTTCCCCGCTGGGTCCATGACGGGAGCCCCGAAAATTAGCACCATGGCTATTCTGGACCATCTCGAAGCCGGCCCGCGTGGCATTTATGCGGGCGCTATTGGCTACTTCTCTCTCAATGCGGCCACCGATTTATCGGTGGTGATCCGCACTTTGGTTCTCCAGGACACGGACGACGGCGGCACGCACCTTTCGCTGGGGATCGGCGGCGCCATCACGGCAGACTCCGAAGACGCTGCGGAATGGGATGAGATTCAGGCCAAGGCGCACGGTGTTTTAGCCACGTTGGGCTCCAACTTTCCGGGCTGA
- the cls gene encoding cardiolipin synthase has protein sequence MIWTAFSFPTGSVWLTTLLMLADLVIRVVMLGIIPGNRRPTTAMAWLLCIFFLPYIGLILFLMFGNFRLSRRRRETQDAVNRRVVEGTKDIADLVPEYDGPAWVKSAIELNRNLGSFPALGGNSVRLIPGYQESLDAMADEVSKAVNYVNAEFYIMSSDRSTDRLFSELEAAAARGVRVRVLFDHIGSARVPGYRGMIRRLKASEIEWRRMLPLLPVKGQWRRPDLRNHRKILVVDGRVGYTGSQNVIEPSYRKKKNRKIGREWVELMSRLEGPIVGTLNVMFTTDWSSETEETLLEQLATYHWDSYTGGSLCQVVPSGPGFVTENNLRLFNTLLYSAEECITISSPYFVPDDSLLYAITTAAQRGVVVELFVSEAGDQFLVHHAQRSYYEALLKAGVRIYLYPKPYVLHAKHFTVDSDVAVIGSSNMDMRSFSLNLEVTVMMIDRDVVKRMHEVEDHYRSVSRQLTLDEWVNRPVLARYVDNVARLTATIQ, from the coding sequence ATGATCTGGACAGCGTTTAGTTTTCCAACCGGCAGTGTCTGGCTGACGACGCTTCTGATGCTCGCCGACTTGGTCATCCGTGTTGTGATGCTGGGTATCATCCCCGGCAACCGCCGCCCCACCACGGCCATGGCCTGGCTGCTGTGCATCTTCTTCCTGCCTTACATTGGCCTGATCCTCTTCCTCATGTTTGGCAATTTCAGACTCTCACGACGGCGGAGGGAGACTCAGGACGCGGTCAACCGCCGGGTGGTTGAAGGAACCAAGGATATTGCGGACCTTGTCCCGGAATATGATGGCCCCGCATGGGTGAAATCCGCTATTGAGCTGAACCGCAATCTCGGTTCATTCCCGGCGCTGGGAGGCAACTCCGTCCGGCTCATTCCGGGCTATCAGGAATCCCTGGATGCCATGGCTGATGAGGTCAGCAAGGCCGTTAACTACGTCAACGCCGAGTTTTACATTATGAGTTCGGATCGCTCCACCGACCGGCTGTTTAGCGAACTTGAAGCTGCTGCTGCGCGGGGGGTTCGCGTCCGGGTGCTCTTTGACCATATTGGCTCGGCTCGGGTCCCCGGATATAGGGGGATGATTCGGCGCCTCAAGGCCAGTGAGATCGAATGGCGCCGGATGTTGCCGTTGCTACCAGTCAAGGGTCAATGGCGCAGGCCAGATTTGCGTAACCACCGCAAAATCCTGGTGGTCGACGGGCGGGTGGGATATACCGGTTCGCAGAACGTCATTGAGCCCTCCTACCGTAAGAAGAAGAACCGCAAGATTGGGCGCGAATGGGTAGAACTCATGTCCCGCCTGGAGGGACCCATTGTGGGAACCCTCAACGTCATGTTCACCACGGACTGGTCCTCCGAGACAGAAGAAACTTTGCTGGAACAACTGGCCACCTACCACTGGGATTCCTACACCGGGGGTTCACTGTGCCAGGTGGTCCCCAGTGGTCCAGGGTTTGTCACCGAGAACAACCTCCGCTTGTTTAACACCCTGCTGTACTCGGCGGAAGAGTGCATCACCATCTCCAGCCCGTATTTTGTGCCGGATGATTCACTGCTGTACGCCATCACCACGGCCGCTCAACGCGGCGTTGTGGTTGAACTTTTTGTGTCCGAAGCAGGGGATCAGTTCCTTGTCCACCACGCTCAGCGCTCCTACTATGAGGCGCTGTTGAAGGCCGGGGTTCGGATCTACTTGTACCCCAAGCCCTATGTGCTGCACGCCAAGCACTTCACCGTGGATTCTGATGTGGCGGTGATTGGCTCCTCCAATATGGACATGCGAAGCTTCTCGCTCAACCTGGAAGTCACTGTCATGATGATTGACCGCGACGTGGTCAAGCGTATGCATGAAGTTGAGGATCATTACCGGTCCGTCTCGCGCCAGCTGACCCTGGACGAGTGGGTCAATCGGCCCGTTCTAGCCCGCTATGTGGACAACGTGGCCCGCTTGACGGCCACGATTCAGTAG
- a CDS encoding HdeD family acid-resistance protein has translation MSIPSSPQITFDAFAIDPHKLTEKAIKGLRMAFGVSGAAALVLGVILLLWPTKTLAVVAVFLGINFLITGAIKIAIGIFSHSLSAGTRILDVFLGLFILVAGIIALRNSAATGEALLIFTVIMIGIGWIIEGIIAMVEAGKSSSRLWAIIFGALSVIAGIVVLAVPTWTAAWLLLMTAIMLIVLGVLGLIRAFTFGKSVLAQLR, from the coding sequence GTGAGTATTCCTAGCAGCCCGCAAATCACTTTCGACGCTTTCGCCATCGATCCGCACAAACTGACCGAAAAAGCCATCAAGGGCCTGCGAATGGCGTTCGGCGTCAGCGGCGCCGCGGCCCTGGTTTTGGGCGTCATTCTCTTGCTGTGGCCCACTAAAACGCTGGCAGTCGTTGCTGTTTTCCTGGGCATTAACTTCCTGATCACCGGTGCCATCAAGATTGCCATCGGCATTTTCAGCCACAGCCTCTCGGCAGGAACACGCATTTTGGACGTGTTCTTGGGCCTGTTCATCCTGGTGGCCGGCATCATCGCCCTGCGTAATTCTGCTGCCACCGGCGAGGCACTGCTGATCTTCACTGTCATCATGATCGGCATCGGCTGGATCATCGAGGGCATCATCGCCATGGTCGAGGCCGGCAAGAGCTCCAGCCGCCTATGGGCGATCATTTTCGGCGCGCTGAGCGTCATCGCCGGCATCGTGGTGCTGGCAGTTCCAACCTGGACGGCTGCCTGGCTGCTGCTCATGACCGCCATCATGCTGATCGTGCTGGGTGTTCTCGGCCTGATCCGCGCCTTCACCTTCGGCAAGTCGGTGCTGGCCCAGCTGCGCTAA
- a CDS encoding class IV adenylate cyclase — protein sequence MPTNIEIKARVDSLDRLTSIVAALAEKAPDHVVQDDTFFDCPNGRLKLRAFPDGHGVLIFYRRDNELGPKPSFYVHCETSDPDGLRSVLALAYGKVGRVHKRRMVYHVGHTRVHLDRVDGLGDFVELEVPVDDALPADAAVSEAHRLIAKFGIAGGALVKGAYVDLLNAVNATPVP from the coding sequence ATGCCGACAAACATCGAAATCAAAGCTCGCGTGGACAGTCTCGACAGGCTAACGTCTATTGTCGCTGCCCTGGCAGAGAAGGCACCTGACCATGTTGTGCAAGACGACACCTTTTTCGACTGCCCGAACGGTCGGCTAAAACTCCGAGCCTTTCCGGATGGGCATGGCGTGCTGATTTTCTACCGCAGGGACAACGAACTCGGCCCGAAGCCATCCTTCTATGTTCATTGCGAAACCTCAGATCCAGACGGACTCCGATCCGTTCTGGCTCTTGCCTACGGCAAAGTTGGCCGTGTGCACAAGCGCCGCATGGTCTATCACGTAGGCCACACGAGGGTGCATCTGGACCGTGTTGACGGCCTCGGCGACTTCGTAGAACTTGAAGTCCCGGTCGACGACGCGCTGCCGGCCGATGCTGCAGTTTCCGAGGCGCACCGCCTCATTGCTAAGTTCGGAATAGCCGGAGGAGCACTCGTCAAGGGCGCGTATGTGGACCTCCTCAACGCCGTGAACGCTACCCCCGTCCCGTAG